A portion of the Leptospira inadai serovar Lyme str. 10 genome contains these proteins:
- a CDS encoding UDP-N-acetylglucosamine--N-acetylmuramyl-(pentapeptide) pyrophosphoryl-undecaprenol N-acetylglucosamine transferase, which translates to MRSVLIAAGGTGGHISPGVALAETLIAAKSPFDIDKIFIHSLYRNKDNPDLKQAPCEVLWHNTPNLSGNYLFLPFRYVYQLLKSWILFSRLGVDAVIGMGGYSSFPALLYALLFRKKIFLCEQNCIPGAVNRIFFRFADKVAFSFPPRDTKLSCRWEILGNPLRSKTVPKLALKFSDKWDPKKKKQFNVLVMGGSQGARQINNIVVNLMKHDLIQERFRFRMLTGTALYDEVSKKTKTADLISYSDNMAEHYEWANLVIARSGSGVLSECAAFALPMILIPYPFAKDDHQTANARYMEGNGAAVVIEQRDEDESKLFKILSDLTDDPKKLNDISVKSLECSHVEAAEDTIRFFFGTD; encoded by the coding sequence ATGAGATCCGTCTTAATCGCGGCCGGCGGGACCGGCGGTCATATTTCTCCGGGAGTCGCGCTGGCGGAAACACTGATCGCGGCCAAATCGCCCTTCGATATCGATAAAATTTTTATTCATTCACTGTATCGAAACAAAGATAATCCCGACCTGAAACAGGCGCCTTGCGAAGTGTTATGGCATAATACTCCGAACTTATCCGGGAATTATTTATTCCTACCGTTCCGCTACGTTTATCAATTGTTAAAATCTTGGATACTTTTCTCCCGTCTCGGGGTGGACGCGGTGATTGGTATGGGAGGATACTCCAGTTTTCCCGCTCTTCTCTATGCATTATTATTTCGTAAAAAGATTTTTCTTTGCGAACAAAATTGTATTCCAGGGGCCGTGAACCGAATCTTCTTTCGCTTTGCCGACAAGGTCGCCTTTAGCTTTCCTCCTCGGGACACGAAGCTTTCCTGCCGGTGGGAAATTCTGGGAAACCCGCTTCGGAGCAAAACCGTTCCGAAACTCGCCTTAAAATTCAGCGATAAATGGGATCCTAAAAAGAAGAAGCAGTTCAACGTTTTAGTTATGGGCGGTTCACAAGGAGCTCGTCAAATTAATAATATAGTCGTTAACCTGATGAAGCATGACCTGATCCAGGAAAGATTCCGCTTCCGGATGCTGACGGGAACGGCTTTGTATGACGAGGTTTCCAAGAAAACCAAGACGGCTGATCTAATTTCATATTCCGATAATATGGCCGAACATTACGAATGGGCTAACTTAGTCATCGCTCGTTCCGGTTCCGGAGTGCTTTCCGAATGCGCCGCGTTTGCTCTTCCTATGATTCTAATTCCGTATCCCTTCGCAAAAGACGACCACCAAACCGCCAACGCGAGATACATGGAGGGGAACGGGGCCGCGGTCGTCATCGAGCAACGGGACGAGGACGAAAGCAAACTATTCAAAATTCTTTCCGACCTTACGGACGATCCCAAAAAATTAAACGATATTTCGGTGAAATCTTTGGAGTGTTCTCATGTAGAAGCCGCAGAGGATACGATTCGATTCTTCTTCGGAACGGATTGA
- a CDS encoding UDP-N-acetylmuramoyl-L-alanyl-D-glutamate--2,6-diaminopimelate ligase gives MKLSALLEAFPGIKVLSPSFDGAEEVAFVRTDSRQLSSRDLFCVPNSLGAKGIEYATESIGRFLLFQDGTRIPDLPSKIILTSPQDPEKYAGKIASLLLGNPSASLKVIGITGTNGKTSLTYILASLGQAVGANCGIIGTVGVRFQGKKKDTGYTTPDACSLQLILREMSDAGIEYVFMEASSHGLKLDRTDGVRFFAGVFTNLTQDHLDFHPNMEDYLRSKSLLFQSMKSEPNAFGVLDLSSPGGLEMHDLIRKLCPELKLFVIEDGSGELKISNEEFSLQGTEYDFEIPSRWGGRARIHTNLLGGFNIRNTALALTTAFGLGWPRNSLLEALRSIPQIPGRFQLYYSPDRSRMAVVDYAHTPDALENILKSVRESKPKELIVLFGCGGDRDRAKRPQMARIAERLADKVILTSDNPRTENPEAILDEIQSGFSPGFAPFLREADRAVAIRRGISVLEEGGCLLVAGKGHEDYQIIGKEKRHFDDGEEIQKAWLFTESGR, from the coding sequence TTGAAACTTTCCGCTCTCCTTGAAGCATTTCCCGGGATAAAAGTTTTATCTCCCTCCTTCGACGGTGCCGAAGAAGTAGCATTCGTTCGCACGGATTCCCGTCAACTTTCCTCCCGGGATCTGTTTTGCGTTCCCAATTCCTTAGGGGCAAAAGGAATCGAGTATGCAACCGAATCGATCGGACGCTTTCTTTTGTTTCAAGACGGGACTCGAATACCGGACCTGCCGAGTAAGATAATCTTAACGTCCCCGCAAGATCCCGAAAAATATGCGGGGAAAATCGCCTCTCTTTTGCTCGGGAATCCATCCGCATCCTTGAAAGTGATCGGCATCACCGGAACAAACGGAAAGACGTCTCTTACTTACATACTTGCTTCGTTGGGACAGGCGGTCGGAGCGAACTGCGGCATTATCGGAACCGTGGGCGTGAGGTTTCAGGGTAAGAAGAAAGATACCGGTTACACGACTCCGGATGCATGTTCGCTCCAATTGATTTTAAGGGAAATGTCGGATGCGGGGATCGAATACGTCTTTATGGAAGCCAGTTCTCACGGTCTGAAATTAGACAGAACCGACGGTGTTCGTTTCTTTGCGGGCGTTTTTACCAACCTGACTCAGGATCATCTAGACTTTCATCCGAACATGGAGGATTATCTCCGGAGTAAAAGCCTACTCTTTCAGTCCATGAAGTCGGAACCGAATGCCTTCGGAGTTTTAGATCTGAGTTCACCGGGGGGCTTGGAGATGCATGACTTGATCCGAAAGCTCTGTCCGGAATTAAAACTCTTTGTGATCGAAGACGGTAGTGGAGAACTTAAAATCTCAAACGAGGAATTTTCGCTTCAGGGTACCGAATATGATTTCGAAATTCCTTCCCGATGGGGCGGGAGAGCTCGGATTCATACGAACTTATTAGGCGGGTTTAATATTCGTAATACCGCTTTGGCTCTCACGACCGCTTTCGGTCTAGGCTGGCCTCGAAATTCTTTGCTGGAAGCGCTTCGCTCTATCCCGCAAATTCCCGGAAGGTTCCAACTCTATTACAGTCCGGACCGGTCGCGAATGGCGGTGGTGGATTATGCACATACTCCGGATGCTCTTGAAAACATTCTGAAGAGCGTCCGAGAATCAAAACCCAAGGAATTGATCGTTTTATTCGGATGCGGAGGAGACAGAGATCGCGCTAAACGACCTCAAATGGCTCGAATTGCGGAGAGACTCGCGGATAAGGTCATTTTGACTTCGGATAATCCCAGAACGGAAAACCCGGAGGCAATCTTGGACGAAATTCAATCCGGTTTCTCGCCCGGGTTTGCACCCTTCCTTCGCGAGGCGGATCGGGCTGTCGCGATTCGACGAGGCATCTCGGTTTTAGAAGAGGGAGGCTGTCTTTTGGTCGCGGGAAAAGGACACGAAGATTATCAGATTATCGGAAAGGAAAAACGTCATTTCGACGACGGTGAAGAGATACAAAAAGCTTGGCTGTTTACCGAATCAGGACGATAG
- a CDS encoding FtsW/RodA/SpoVE family cell cycle protein produces MKELGRRWREFWESPGAPFDLPMVGTIFLLLLFGICVMYSSSSITAWRDFHDSEYFLKKQALWALIGILVFFFFANFSYRRLERFALVGMIVSILLLILVFIPGVGKSVGTYYGRNFHRWIGIGPYQLQPSEIAKLAVVIYLSAMISKLKEKENREAKKFLIPGALLLSVLVLILAEPAFGTTMEILFVVLAFVFLFGFPFRNLLLVGLVSLPLAYLLVDRVGYRKKRVEVWLDPYKFRFDEGHQLVTSFRAFLDGGWFGNKLASGYAHRYLTYSHTDFVLATFVEDFGFLGFLFFFGLVLFLLYRTYVLLRKVSDPFGFYLGAGLLFILGTQFVINSYVVTGLFPITGISLPFMSYGGSSLLVVLAAFGILVNITRRENLGV; encoded by the coding sequence ATGAAAGAACTTGGGCGTAGGTGGAGGGAATTCTGGGAGTCACCCGGGGCTCCTTTCGATCTGCCCATGGTAGGAACGATCTTCCTTCTTTTACTCTTCGGAATTTGCGTAATGTATTCCAGCTCTTCCATCACTGCGTGGAGAGATTTTCACGATTCGGAATATTTTTTAAAAAAACAAGCTCTTTGGGCGCTCATAGGGATTCTTGTTTTTTTCTTTTTCGCCAATTTTTCCTACCGCCGCTTGGAGCGATTCGCTTTGGTCGGCATGATAGTAAGCATCCTGCTGCTCATCCTTGTGTTTATTCCCGGTGTAGGAAAATCCGTCGGAACCTATTATGGAAGAAACTTTCATCGTTGGATAGGCATCGGCCCGTACCAACTTCAGCCCTCCGAGATCGCAAAGCTTGCAGTGGTGATTTATCTCTCCGCGATGATTTCTAAATTGAAAGAAAAGGAAAATCGAGAGGCGAAAAAGTTTTTGATTCCCGGAGCCCTGCTTCTTTCGGTTCTGGTTTTAATTCTAGCGGAGCCGGCCTTCGGAACGACCATGGAGATCCTGTTCGTCGTCTTGGCGTTCGTGTTCCTATTCGGGTTTCCGTTCCGCAATTTACTTTTAGTCGGTTTGGTTTCTCTACCGCTTGCTTATTTATTGGTGGATCGTGTCGGTTATAGAAAGAAGCGGGTGGAAGTCTGGTTGGATCCCTATAAGTTTCGTTTCGACGAGGGGCATCAATTGGTGACTTCTTTTAGGGCATTCTTGGACGGAGGATGGTTCGGGAATAAACTCGCGAGCGGATATGCTCACCGGTATTTGACCTATAGTCACACGGACTTTGTGTTGGCTACCTTTGTGGAGGACTTCGGATTCTTGGGCTTTCTTTTCTTTTTCGGTTTGGTTCTATTTCTTCTGTATCGAACATACGTATTATTAAGGAAAGTCAGCGACCCGTTCGGTTTTTATCTTGGAGCCGGCCTTTTGTTTATCCTTGGCACCCAGTTCGTGATTAATAGTTATGTGGTCACGGGCCTATTTCCGATTACGGGGATTAGCCTTCCGTTTATGAGTTACGGGGGGTCCTCGCTACTTGTGGTTCTGGCGGCCTTCGGAATTCTTGTCAATATAACCAGAAGAGAGAACCTAGGCGTATGA
- the rsmH gene encoding 16S rRNA (cytosine(1402)-N(4))-methyltransferase RsmH produces MLERKLEPVHYSVLYREILSFFLDVFAPDQEILFLDGTAGEGGHSLLLLENFPRAKLILLDRDSVMLTRAKARLEQFQDRTHFIEANFSEVDKEFLRKEGLDRRPDGILLDLGISTFHLLHAGRGFSFRENEPLDMRLSSSGGISAEDVINTYPEKTLSKIFYEYGEERWTKKIVEALLERRRHGRISYTGELAQLISRVIPRKFWPPGRHPATRVFQALRIEVNQELLHIEFGLSKLLDALAPGGRFQVISFHSLEDRIVKNKFRDYARLSGAKVVTKKPVLPGEEEMRENNASRSAKLRVIDKLLPSDTLDMEEEDEEE; encoded by the coding sequence ATGCTGGAACGTAAATTGGAACCGGTCCATTATTCTGTCCTATACCGCGAGATTCTTTCCTTCTTTCTAGATGTCTTCGCTCCCGATCAGGAAATCCTTTTTCTAGATGGTACGGCGGGCGAAGGAGGTCATTCGCTTCTTCTTTTAGAAAATTTTCCCCGAGCGAAACTTATCCTTCTCGATCGGGATTCGGTGATGCTTACCAGGGCAAAGGCCCGTTTAGAACAATTTCAAGATCGCACTCATTTTATTGAAGCGAATTTTTCGGAAGTGGATAAGGAATTCCTTCGGAAAGAGGGATTGGATCGGCGACCGGACGGGATTCTCCTGGATTTGGGAATTTCCACATTTCATCTTTTGCACGCCGGGCGAGGCTTTAGTTTTAGGGAAAACGAACCTCTGGATATGAGGCTTTCTTCCAGCGGAGGCATATCTGCGGAGGATGTGATCAATACGTATCCGGAAAAAACTCTCAGTAAAATTTTCTATGAATATGGCGAGGAACGATGGACCAAAAAAATCGTGGAAGCATTGCTGGAACGCCGAAGACACGGTCGTATTTCTTATACGGGTGAATTAGCTCAATTAATCTCTCGAGTGATCCCCCGAAAATTCTGGCCTCCGGGCCGCCATCCGGCAACCAGGGTCTTTCAAGCCTTGCGGATAGAAGTGAATCAGGAATTACTTCATATCGAGTTCGGTTTATCCAAGCTTCTGGATGCGCTTGCTCCAGGTGGACGGTTTCAAGTGATCTCCTTTCATTCCTTGGAAGATCGGATCGTTAAGAATAAGTTTCGAGATTACGCCCGTTTGTCGGGAGCTAAAGTCGTGACAAAAAAGCCCGTTCTCCCGGGGGAAGAAGAGATGCGGGAGAACAATGCCTCTCGATCGGCTAAATTGCGGGTCATCGATAAGCTTTTGCCGTCCGATACTTTAGATATGGAAGAGGAGGACGAAGAAGAATGA
- the mraY gene encoding phospho-N-acetylmuramoyl-pentapeptide-transferase, with product MFYYVYEYFFREWDSLRIFSYVTFRALMAGLTSMFITFWFGGRMIRFLYGLKFRESVRDDGPKSHSAKSGTPTMGGLMIIGALLLSVLLWGNLKNLNVLLLLAAAVLFSALGFGDDYMKSVKKIKGGMRARTKFVLSILLSAGFCAAYFYYTGESPGGASGRIPFHLTDLFLPFVKGPVLALGILAIPFSILVMLGACHGVNLTDGLDGLAGGTACIAVTTLAIISYVSGTPVAANYLNIPYLPGAHEYSVFLSALAGALIGFLWFNTHPAQVFMGDTGSLFLGATIGMTCVMLKKEILLVILGGIFVAESLSVILQVGSFKLTKKRIFKMAPLHHHFELVGISETKVVIRFWIVAVILAIISLSSLKIQ from the coding sequence ATGTTCTATTACGTATACGAGTATTTTTTTCGGGAATGGGATTCCCTTCGTATTTTCAGCTATGTGACCTTTCGTGCATTAATGGCCGGCTTGACGTCCATGTTCATCACTTTTTGGTTCGGCGGAAGGATGATCCGGTTTTTATACGGATTGAAATTTCGTGAAAGTGTCCGGGATGACGGTCCTAAATCCCATAGTGCGAAATCGGGAACTCCTACTATGGGCGGCTTGATGATCATAGGCGCTTTGCTTTTATCCGTACTACTATGGGGAAATCTTAAAAACTTAAACGTGCTGCTTTTATTAGCCGCTGCCGTACTGTTTTCCGCTCTCGGATTCGGTGACGATTATATGAAATCGGTAAAGAAGATCAAGGGAGGGATGAGAGCTCGAACCAAATTCGTTTTGTCGATTCTTTTATCGGCGGGTTTTTGCGCCGCATATTTCTATTATACTGGCGAGTCTCCGGGAGGAGCTTCTGGCAGAATTCCGTTTCATTTAACGGATTTATTCCTACCTTTCGTGAAAGGGCCCGTTCTTGCATTGGGTATTTTGGCGATTCCGTTTTCGATTTTAGTAATGCTAGGCGCGTGCCACGGAGTGAATCTAACGGACGGCTTGGACGGTCTTGCCGGAGGAACGGCCTGCATCGCGGTGACCACACTCGCGATCATCTCTTACGTGTCGGGAACTCCGGTCGCAGCTAATTATTTAAATATTCCTTATTTACCCGGAGCCCATGAGTATAGCGTTTTCCTTTCCGCGTTAGCCGGAGCTCTCATCGGTTTTTTATGGTTCAATACCCATCCGGCTCAGGTATTTATGGGCGATACGGGATCTCTTTTTTTAGGAGCCACGATCGGGATGACCTGCGTTATGCTCAAAAAAGAAATCCTGCTCGTGATATTAGGCGGGATCTTCGTGGCCGAGTCTCTTTCGGTGATTTTGCAAGTGGGTTCTTTCAAATTAACTAAAAAACGAATATTTAAAATGGCTCCTTTGCATCACCATTTCGAATTGGTCGGAATTTCGGAAACGAAAGTAGTGATTCGTTTTTGGATCGTAGCCGTCATTTTGGCGATTATCTCCCTTTCAAGTCTGAAAATTCAATGA